Proteins encoded within one genomic window of Spirulina major PCC 6313:
- a CDS encoding phage tail sheath family protein, which translates to MNPFDSSPLIAPGVSLQALRQVAWDGVTTGVPVFLGVAQGEGETLPEPQRLTIWPEFLRRFGAASHFLAQAVQGFFTNGGEQCYVLLVPADATPASPSPLTMANLHHGLQIIEALEEIDLVCVPDIMQTRSLTAILTLQAMVLEHCDQLGDRFAILDSCDTADLAILNQQRQQLVGHNGAIYAPWVIVESSPDPIPACGHIAGVYARSDREVGVHRAPANYILEGVLDLNLSLSDHDWASLNVKAGPGVNCIRSFRSRGIRVWGARTTSTVPGWHYVGVRRLIITMLRWADHNLAEIVFEPNNSALWITLARELTVYCETLWQQGALQGNDPEAAFYVKCDAETNSRSVRDLGQVVAEVGIAPTTPAEFIVISLVHNSSGITFA; encoded by the coding sequence GTGAACCCTTTTGATTCTTCTCCATTGATTGCCCCTGGCGTATCGCTCCAAGCCCTACGTCAAGTGGCTTGGGATGGCGTAACAACGGGTGTGCCTGTGTTTTTAGGGGTGGCTCAGGGGGAGGGCGAGACATTGCCAGAACCCCAACGGCTGACGATCTGGCCGGAATTTCTCCGGCGGTTTGGGGCCGCGAGTCATTTTTTAGCCCAGGCGGTGCAGGGCTTTTTTACGAACGGTGGGGAACAATGCTATGTGTTGCTGGTTCCGGCGGACGCTACGCCAGCCTCGCCGTCCCCGCTCACAATGGCTAACCTCCATCACGGCTTACAGATCATTGAGGCTCTAGAGGAGATTGATCTCGTCTGTGTGCCTGATATCATGCAGACGCGATCGCTCACCGCCATCCTCACTCTGCAAGCCATGGTGTTAGAACATTGTGACCAACTGGGCGATCGCTTCGCCATCTTGGATAGTTGCGACACCGCCGATCTCGCCATCCTCAACCAGCAGCGTCAGCAATTGGTGGGCCATAACGGCGCAATCTACGCCCCCTGGGTGATCGTCGAATCCAGCCCCGACCCCATTCCCGCCTGTGGTCACATCGCTGGGGTCTACGCCCGCAGCGATCGCGAAGTCGGCGTTCACCGTGCCCCCGCTAACTACATCCTCGAAGGTGTACTGGATCTGAATTTGTCCCTCTCCGATCACGATTGGGCCAGCCTCAACGTCAAAGCCGGCCCCGGCGTGAACTGCATCCGCAGCTTCCGCAGTCGTGGGATTCGAGTTTGGGGCGCACGCACCACCAGCACCGTCCCTGGCTGGCACTATGTCGGCGTACGACGGCTGATCATCACCATGCTGCGGTGGGCTGACCACAACCTCGCCGAGATTGTGTTTGAGCCCAACAACTCTGCCCTCTGGATTACCCTTGCCCGCGAACTCACCGTTTACTGTGAAACCCTGTGGCAACAGGGTGCGCTCCAAGGCAACGACCCAGAAGCCGCGTTTTATGTCAAATGCGACGCAGAGACTAACTCCCGTTCCGTGCGGGACTTGGGCCAAGTCGTGGCAGAAGTGGGCATTGCCCCCACCACCCCCGCAGAATTTATCGTGATTTCGCTCGTTCATAACAGCAGCGGCATCACCTTCGCTTAG
- a CDS encoding phage tail sheath family protein, whose product MPTYLSPGVYVEEVRSGLAPIAGVGTSTAGFIGIMSPTDASEETSTENTGDETSATSATDAAASPKSKLAAEKEVKLCTNFGEFKSFFGDFSTDPDQNTLAHAVYGFFKNGGTRCFVVWIAAEKDIKDALDAFEAIDEIAIVAAPGVTTPSTLSELDAHCRNLGDRFAILDTPEEITLDELEPGNGKILGNSDYAAIYYPWIQVFDPISNALKFVPPSGYVAGIYARVDNLRGVHKAPANEPILGAMGLKYAVSKIKQEPLNKVGINCIRNLNGNIRIWGARTLGAGKDNPDFKYVNIRRQFNYLRESIDEGTQWVVFEPNTPELWAQIRRNITAFLTNEWRNGALFGTTVQEAFYVKCDAETNPMDVRKLGQVITEIGVSVIEPAEFVIFRISQIVTETQQ is encoded by the coding sequence ATGCCTACATATTTATCACCGGGCGTTTATGTCGAAGAAGTGCGATCGGGACTCGCCCCGATCGCAGGAGTTGGCACAAGCACGGCTGGTTTCATTGGAATTATGTCTCCAACCGATGCCAGCGAAGAGACCAGTACTGAAAATACAGGAGATGAAACCTCAGCGACCTCAGCGACCGATGCAGCGGCTAGCCCCAAATCCAAACTTGCGGCGGAAAAGGAAGTCAAGCTTTGTACAAACTTCGGCGAGTTCAAAAGCTTCTTTGGTGATTTTTCAACTGATCCTGACCAAAACACCTTAGCCCATGCAGTTTATGGGTTTTTCAAGAATGGGGGAACCCGTTGCTTTGTGGTGTGGATCGCAGCAGAAAAAGACATTAAGGATGCATTAGATGCATTTGAAGCCATTGATGAAATTGCGATCGTAGCTGCACCCGGTGTCACCACCCCATCAACCTTGTCAGAATTGGATGCCCATTGTCGGAATCTCGGCGATCGCTTTGCCATCCTTGATACACCTGAAGAGATTACCCTCGACGAACTCGAACCGGGAAATGGCAAAATTCTCGGTAACTCTGACTACGCCGCCATTTACTACCCCTGGATTCAAGTCTTTGATCCGATTAGTAATGCATTAAAATTTGTGCCTCCTAGTGGTTATGTAGCCGGAATTTATGCCCGTGTGGATAATCTGCGAGGAGTCCATAAAGCACCCGCTAACGAGCCAATTTTAGGCGCAATGGGTTTGAAATATGCCGTTAGCAAAATCAAGCAAGAACCCCTCAACAAAGTGGGGATTAATTGCATCCGCAACCTCAACGGCAATATTCGGATTTGGGGCGCACGAACCCTAGGAGCCGGTAAGGATAATCCTGACTTTAAATACGTCAATATTCGCCGTCAGTTTAACTACCTCCGCGAATCTATTGATGAGGGGACTCAATGGGTGGTGTTTGAACCGAATACCCCCGAACTGTGGGCCCAAATTCGGCGTAATATTACGGCATTTCTGACCAACGAATGGCGTAATGGTGCGCTCTTTGGGACGACGGTGCAAGAGGCATTCTATGTGAAATGTGATGCCGAAACGAACCCGATGGATGTTCGTAAACTTGGCCAAGTGATCACGGAAATTGGCGTTTCTGTGATTGAACCGGCTGAATTTGTGATCTTCCGTATCTCCCAGATCGTGACGGAAACTCAGCAGTAA
- a CDS encoding carboxypeptidase-like regulatory domain-containing protein, producing MITIRQAPDAFIQPLLTKVRIFGLPERWVRWRSPPRPPVSVPPNGQDIQAKLFDPTISSTARLNHLQAMIGASDISNSDKFSAFQSLLDTVSIQDWNAQKTNYGRTQSRADGSFYFTDLPAGFYQLEASLPMAGSCYGQIILDVEIKETPSSLDSSETSVFSDILKLKFELPPTTLLGKVIDAVNQEPIKMAKVHCSENKSQTLTSGHLQQNQQQAWNYRLVGLELASPTLTLNFSASGYTQQQQHVVLKPGEIKQCDVQLVVQS from the coding sequence TTGATCACCATTCGCCAAGCCCCGGATGCCTTCATCCAGCCACTCTTAACCAAAGTGCGAATCTTTGGTTTACCGGAGCGTTGGGTACGGTGGCGATCGCCCCCACGCCCTCCGGTATCTGTTCCCCCCAACGGGCAAGACATTCAGGCCAAATTGTTTGATCCCACCATCAGCAGCACAGCCCGATTGAATCACTTGCAAGCCATGATCGGGGCATCAGACATCAGTAACTCAGACAAATTTTCAGCCTTTCAATCCCTATTAGATACCGTATCAATACAGGATTGGAATGCCCAGAAAACCAACTATGGACGCACTCAATCTCGTGCCGATGGTTCCTTCTATTTTACTGATTTACCCGCTGGGTTCTATCAACTAGAAGCCTCCTTACCGATGGCAGGTTCATGCTATGGACAAATCATCCTTGATGTAGAGATAAAAGAGACTCCGTCTTCTCTTGATTCATCAGAAACATCAGTTTTTTCTGATATACTCAAACTCAAGTTTGAACTGCCGCCAACAACACTATTGGGTAAGGTCATTGATGCTGTCAATCAAGAGCCCATTAAAATGGCAAAAGTGCATTGTTCAGAAAATAAGTCTCAAACCTTAACCTCTGGTCATTTGCAACAGAATCAACAGCAAGCATGGAACTATCGGCTCGTCGGACTTGAGCTAGCTTCACCTACATTGACATTGAACTTTTCTGCATCAGGCTATACACAACAGCAGCAGCACGTTGTTCTAAAACCTGGCGAAATCAAACAATGTGATGTTCAGCTTGTTGTCCAGTCCTAA
- a CDS encoding DUF4255 domain-containing protein, with protein sequence MLDDLDSSLKTFLLQELPGLQNSGETQVAISFEQPLEGVIQQKPAINLFLYDVRENLERRSREWKMQRQDNGTAIKLQPPARIDCSYLITVWVNANDPQQEHHILSKLMRLLLRHPVLPSAVLQGSLQDPILPVTLTVLQSGYLQSLGEFWQVMGGVPKVSLHCTATIAVPLTEDPEEVPLVLEHRPQFLRLS encoded by the coding sequence ATGTTAGATGATCTCGACAGCAGTTTAAAAACCTTCTTGCTCCAGGAACTGCCCGGCCTGCAAAATTCGGGCGAAACCCAGGTCGCCATTAGTTTTGAGCAACCCCTAGAAGGCGTAATCCAGCAAAAACCCGCGATCAATCTGTTTCTGTATGATGTGCGGGAAAACCTAGAGCGACGGAGCCGCGAGTGGAAAATGCAGCGCCAAGACAACGGCACCGCAATCAAACTCCAGCCCCCCGCTCGGATTGACTGCTCTTATCTGATCACCGTCTGGGTCAACGCCAACGACCCCCAACAAGAGCACCATATTTTGAGCAAACTGATGCGCCTCTTGTTGCGCCATCCCGTGCTTCCCTCAGCCGTACTCCAGGGCAGTCTCCAAGACCCCATTCTCCCGGTCACACTCACCGTTTTGCAATCGGGTTACCTCCAGAGTTTGGGGGAATTCTGGCAAGTGATGGGCGGTGTGCCCAAGGTCTCGTTACATTGCACCGCGACGATCGCAGTTCCTCTGACCGAAGACCCCGAAGAAGTCCCCCTCGTCCTCGAACATCGTCCCCAATTCTTGCGCTTGTCGTGA
- a CDS encoding amino acid ABC transporter permease produces MGYTPQFSVVWNNLGLFAQGIFLTLQIVVVAIACGLPLGIAGALGRTSHNRLLNWLATAYVEFFRNTPFLIQLFFFFFGLPSIGVRMSSWQAAVLALAINFGAYATEIMRAGIEGIEHSQIEAGMALGFNKMQIFRHVILVPALGKIYPALVSQIVIAVLFSSVVSQISAEELTFVGNFLQSRTFRSFEIYLAISLMYVGLVWVIKLIAYGIQQKFFAFTKYIR; encoded by the coding sequence ATGGGCTACACCCCGCAATTTTCAGTAGTTTGGAACAATTTAGGCCTCTTTGCCCAAGGGATTTTTCTCACCTTGCAAATTGTGGTCGTTGCGATCGCCTGCGGTCTTCCCCTTGGGATTGCGGGCGCATTGGGGCGCACCTCCCACAATCGCCTGCTGAATTGGCTGGCCACCGCCTACGTGGAATTTTTTCGCAATACCCCTTTTCTGATTCAACTGTTCTTTTTCTTCTTTGGCCTGCCTAGTATTGGCGTTCGGATGTCATCCTGGCAGGCGGCGGTTCTGGCCTTAGCGATTAACTTTGGGGCCTATGCCACCGAGATTATGAGGGCCGGAATTGAAGGGATTGAGCACAGCCAAATTGAAGCGGGGATGGCCTTGGGGTTTAATAAAATGCAGATTTTTCGCCATGTGATCCTCGTCCCTGCCTTGGGAAAAATCTATCCAGCCCTGGTGAGTCAGATTGTGATCGCGGTGCTGTTTAGTAGCGTCGTGTCGCAAATTTCCGCCGAAGAATTGACCTTTGTGGGCAACTTTTTACAATCCCGCACCTTCCGCAGTTTTGAGATTTATCTCGCCATTTCCTTGATGTATGTGGGGCTGGTTTGGGTGATTAAATTAATCGCCTATGGGATTCAACAAAAGTTTTTTGCGTTTACAAAATATATCCGTTAG
- a CDS encoding amino acid ABC transporter permease, producing the protein MQEFTLAQILTNLLIATQWTIALSAIAFVGGGLVGFLLMLMRISANRVIKGISILYIEFFEATPLLMQLFLVFFGISVLFGINFSAWVAAAIALTTYTSAYLGDIWRGSVEAVPQGQWEASKALGMGYFQQFRKVILPQAVRLSIPSTVGFAVQVVKGTSLASVIGFVELTRSASSISNVTFQPFLVYSIAAVIYFCLCFPLSLWSRRLERQFSYDR; encoded by the coding sequence GTGCAAGAGTTTACCCTAGCCCAAATTCTGACTAATTTGTTGATTGCGACGCAATGGACGATCGCACTTTCGGCGATCGCATTTGTGGGGGGCGGCTTGGTGGGGTTTCTGTTAATGTTGATGCGCATTTCCGCAAACCGGGTGATTAAAGGAATTAGCATCCTGTACATCGAGTTTTTTGAAGCCACGCCGCTGCTAATGCAGCTTTTCTTAGTCTTTTTTGGGATTTCTGTCCTATTTGGGATTAACTTTTCTGCCTGGGTGGCTGCGGCGATCGCCCTCACCACCTACACCAGCGCCTACCTAGGGGACATTTGGCGGGGTTCCGTCGAAGCCGTCCCCCAGGGACAATGGGAAGCATCCAAAGCCCTGGGAATGGGTTATTTTCAACAGTTTCGTAAGGTAATTTTGCCCCAGGCGGTGCGCTTGTCGATTCCCTCCACGGTGGGGTTTGCCGTGCAGGTGGTGAAGGGAACCTCCCTCGCTTCCGTGATCGGCTTCGTTGAACTGACGCGATCGGCTTCGTCGATTAGTAACGTGACCTTTCAGCCGTTTTTGGTGTATTCCATCGCAGCGGTGATCTATTTTTGTCTGTGCTTTCCCCTCTCGCTCTGGAGTCGGCGCTTAGAGCGTCAGTTTTCCTACGATCGCTAA
- a CDS encoding transporter substrate-binding domain-containing protein → MFTAISRFFSHTLGLSPRWRSLLMAVVLSSLFTLGIASCSAGSITSQDVAGSTTTAQSDTAPEDSESTAPAGNTLDSILSAGVIKIAVPQDSPPFGSVGTDGEPQGYDIEVAKLIATDLEVDIELIPVTSTNRIPYLQTGRADLVISSLGATPERAKSIYFSSTPYAPFFSGVYGPTEAEVSSYEDLSGFSIGVTQGSLEDLEVTEKAPEGIEIRRFEDNSITISALLSGQVDLIAAGNTIVGQVIQDNPEAGIENKFVMKNSPCYIGVRRGDLDMLEWVNVFIRHKRFSGDFDTLSQAWFGEPLQIPSF, encoded by the coding sequence ATGTTCACCGCAATTTCTCGATTTTTTAGTCATACCCTCGGCCTGTCCCCCCGTTGGCGATCGCTACTCATGGCGGTTGTTTTGAGTAGTCTCTTCACCCTGGGAATTGCCTCCTGTTCCGCAGGGTCCATCACCTCCCAAGACGTAGCCGGCAGCACCACCACCGCCCAATCCGATACCGCCCCCGAAGATTCCGAAAGCACCGCCCCCGCCGGGAACACCCTCGATAGTATTTTGAGCGCAGGTGTGATTAAAATCGCCGTCCCCCAAGACAGCCCACCCTTTGGGTCAGTGGGAACCGATGGCGAACCCCAAGGCTACGACATTGAAGTCGCCAAACTGATCGCCACAGACTTAGAAGTAGACATTGAACTCATCCCCGTCACCAGCACCAACCGCATTCCCTACCTCCAAACCGGACGAGCGGATCTGGTGATTTCGAGCTTAGGCGCAACTCCCGAACGGGCCAAATCCATCTATTTCTCCTCAACCCCCTACGCACCCTTCTTCTCTGGGGTCTATGGCCCCACCGAGGCTGAGGTGTCGAGCTACGAAGACCTGTCCGGTTTCAGCATTGGTGTCACTCAAGGGTCCCTCGAAGACCTCGAAGTGACCGAAAAAGCCCCAGAAGGCATTGAAATTCGTCGTTTTGAAGACAACAGCATCACCATTTCGGCATTATTGAGCGGGCAAGTGGATCTGATTGCCGCCGGTAACACGATTGTGGGCCAAGTGATTCAGGATAACCCAGAGGCCGGCATTGAGAATAAGTTTGTGATGAAAAATTCCCCCTGTTATATCGGCGTGCGGCGCGGCGATCTCGATATGTTGGAATGGGTGAATGTCTTTATCCGCCACAAACGCTTTTCTGGAGATTTCGATACTCTATCCCAAGCCTGGTTTGGTGAGCCACTGCAAATCCCGTCATTCTAA
- the miaA gene encoding tRNA (adenosine(37)-N6)-dimethylallyltransferase MiaA, whose protein sequence is MVSGLIVVCGPTASGKSSLALRLAQRLQTVIISADSRQVYREFTIGTAKPTARELAQVPHYLIDVCEPTDVLTLAEYQHQAQAVIHTAATPPLLVGGTGLYIKAITKGLKIPPVPPHPDLRSQFQSFDQPYRYRLLQHLDPDAAQKIHPNDATRTIRALEVFYVTGLPISQQQGENPPPYPIVQIGLDCDRLDHRIQHRTTAMIDQGLVAEVETLCQRYGEDLPLLNTLGYGEVCALLRGELAPTELGDRISLHTRQFAKRQRTWFRAYPEIHWFDADHPDLFEQVWQWLTESQSNS, encoded by the coding sequence ATGGTTTCAGGATTGATTGTGGTTTGTGGGCCTACGGCCAGCGGCAAATCGAGTTTAGCGTTACGTCTTGCGCAACGGTTGCAGACGGTGATTATCAGTGCAGACTCGCGGCAGGTGTACCGCGAGTTTACGATTGGCACGGCCAAGCCGACGGCGAGGGAATTGGCCCAAGTGCCCCATTACTTAATTGATGTCTGCGAACCGACAGACGTTTTGACCCTGGCAGAGTATCAACACCAAGCCCAGGCCGTGATTCATACCGCAGCAACGCCGCCGCTCTTGGTGGGGGGGACGGGACTGTATATCAAGGCAATTACGAAGGGTCTCAAAATTCCCCCTGTGCCGCCCCATCCGGATCTGCGATCGCAATTCCAATCCTTCGATCAACCCTATCGCTACCGGCTTTTACAACACCTTGACCCCGATGCCGCCCAGAAAATTCACCCCAACGATGCCACCCGTACAATCCGCGCCCTCGAAGTGTTTTATGTGACCGGGTTGCCAATCTCGCAACAACAGGGGGAAAATCCGCCCCCCTATCCGATCGTACAGATTGGCCTAGATTGCGATCGCCTCGATCACCGCATTCAACACCGCACCACAGCCATGATCGACCAAGGACTCGTGGCAGAAGTCGAAACCCTCTGTCAACGCTATGGCGAAGATTTACCCCTCTTAAACACCCTAGGCTATGGCGAAGTTTGTGCCCTGTTGCGGGGAGAATTAGCCCCGACGGAATTAGGAGATCGCATCAGTCTCCATACCCGCCAATTTGCCAAACGTCAGCGAACATGGTTCCGGGCCTATCCTGAAATCCATTGGTTTGATGCCGACCACCCCGATCTTTTTGAGCAGGTTTGGCAATGGCTGACTGAATCCCAATCAAACAGTTGA
- a CDS encoding PEP-CTERM sorting domain-containing protein encodes MYQPKIILGIVGTAIASLSAALPAHAFSIYFGQDANPNPTDFANTFDDIVNSRAAETAFLNAITGEGTEDFEGFTAFSDAPLDIFFDAVATATLSGGGVASEVKTVDKSLLDDPGTPASVKADILREIEKGRNASSGTQYWLTNGAQDFQVNFDTEVAAFGFYGYDLGDYDATTYLDLYRGGELISSLLIPNGETAGINGSAFYFGFVGNGNQTFDQVNFRMNGVTGDEFAFDDMTVGSQPVPEPASLLGLLGVTAAVTTLLKRRDASKSES; translated from the coding sequence ATGTATCAGCCCAAAATCATCCTCGGAATTGTCGGAACAGCGATCGCATCTCTCAGCGCCGCCCTGCCCGCTCATGCCTTCTCCATCTATTTCGGACAAGATGCCAACCCCAACCCCACGGACTTTGCCAATACCTTCGACGACATCGTCAACTCCAGAGCGGCTGAAACTGCTTTTCTAAACGCCATTACTGGCGAGGGAACCGAAGACTTTGAGGGCTTTACGGCATTTTCCGATGCACCGCTTGATATTTTCTTCGATGCTGTGGCAACAGCAACCCTGAGCGGGGGAGGTGTCGCGTCCGAAGTGAAAACGGTTGATAAAAGCCTATTGGATGATCCTGGCACGCCCGCCAGCGTCAAAGCCGATATCCTCCGCGAAATTGAGAAGGGGCGAAACGCATCTTCTGGGACGCAATATTGGCTGACCAATGGTGCGCAAGACTTCCAGGTTAACTTTGATACTGAAGTGGCGGCCTTTGGGTTCTACGGCTATGACTTGGGTGATTATGATGCCACAACGTATCTGGATTTGTACCGTGGCGGCGAACTGATCAGTTCTCTCCTGATTCCCAATGGTGAGACGGCTGGGATTAACGGGTCAGCTTTCTACTTTGGGTTTGTGGGCAATGGTAACCAAACCTTTGACCAAGTGAACTTCCGGATGAATGGAGTGACAGGAGATGAGTTTGCGTTTGATGATATGACGGTGGGGAGTCAGCCCGTGCCTGAACCCGCAAGTCTTTTAGGCTTGTTGGGGGTGACGGCGGCAGTGACCACGCTCTTGAAGCGTCGGGATGCGTCCAAATCTGAATCCTAA
- the crtR gene encoding beta-carotene hydroxylase encodes MQAQAPAPTVPSSLIPRDVINAPGGLNLDVGLCLSAIALLIGAHCGFWLWGWWHWACFTCSLVAIHLSGSVIHDACHNGAHSNRIVNATLGHISALIIGFAFPVFTRVHLQHHAHVNDPKNDPDHFVSTAGPLWLIAPRFFYHEIFFFQRRLWRKYELLEWFLSRAFLFGITWASLQYGFFSYIVTYWFLPAGIVGMALGLFFDYLPHRPFVERNRWLNARVYASPLLNLLILGQNYHLVHHLWPSIPWYKYQRAYSLVKPTLEAKGSPLRLGIFESQRDFWTFLYDVLIGIRLPQAWQRAWVKWWTARRSPSTP; translated from the coding sequence ATGCAGGCGCAAGCCCCCGCCCCCACTGTGCCGTCTTCCCTAATCCCCCGTGATGTGATTAATGCACCGGGGGGACTGAATCTTGATGTGGGGCTTTGTCTGAGTGCGATCGCCCTCCTGATCGGTGCTCACTGTGGGTTCTGGCTCTGGGGTTGGTGGCATTGGGCTTGCTTCACCTGTAGCCTGGTGGCGATTCATCTCTCCGGATCAGTCATTCATGATGCCTGCCACAACGGAGCACACTCGAATCGCATCGTGAACGCCACCCTTGGTCACATCAGCGCCCTGATTATCGGTTTCGCATTTCCCGTCTTCACCCGTGTCCACCTCCAACACCACGCCCATGTCAATGATCCGAAAAACGACCCGGATCATTTCGTCTCCACCGCTGGCCCGCTTTGGTTGATCGCGCCGCGCTTTTTTTATCACGAAATTTTCTTTTTTCAGCGGCGACTGTGGCGCAAGTATGAGTTGCTGGAATGGTTCCTCAGTCGGGCATTTTTATTCGGGATTACCTGGGCATCGTTGCAATACGGGTTTTTCTCCTACATTGTCACCTATTGGTTTTTGCCAGCGGGAATTGTCGGGATGGCGTTGGGTTTGTTTTTTGACTACCTGCCCCATCGCCCCTTTGTGGAACGGAATCGCTGGTTAAATGCACGGGTGTATGCCAGTCCGCTGCTGAATTTGCTGATTTTGGGCCAAAATTATCACCTCGTCCATCACCTTTGGCCGTCGATTCCCTGGTACAAATATCAACGGGCCTACAGCCTCGTCAAACCGACCCTCGAAGCGAAGGGCAGCCCGCTACGGTTGGGCATTTTTGAAAGCCAGCGCGACTTTTGGACGTTTCTCTATGATGTGCTGATTGGGATTCGCTTACCCCAGGCGTGGCAGCGGGCTTGGGTGAAATGGTGGACAGCACGGCGATCGCCCTCCACTCCTTAA
- a CDS encoding glycosyltransferase, whose translation MTHPTVLIFNSLLLPPSQTFVRDLAEQIQDFTAYYVGSRRVEGLELPNDRTLVINHGQPGGKVIEQLFKLSAIAPDFYRHLQRLNPVLINAQFGLSGALILPWAERLNIPLLVHYRGADATIDPKQARYQSLNHWIYHRRLQTLQARATLFLPVSDFIRQRLLNQGFPADRTITHYGGVDVQRFQADPAVARERVVLFVGRLAEKKGCDVLIEAIAAVQAQAPDVELIFIGDGPLRESLETQAQQQLKRYQFLGMQPPEMVKTWMNRARIFAAPSVTAANGDSEGLPTVIVEAQAMGLPVVSTLHAGIPEAVIHGETGFLTPERDVDGLAHHCLELLQSDELWERISRGGRSHMEQNFNHVTQIAYLEDLYRAVLNGDTPQPQTR comes from the coding sequence ATGACTCATCCGACGGTTTTGATTTTTAATAGTCTGCTTTTGCCGCCGTCTCAAACTTTTGTGCGGGATTTGGCGGAACAGATTCAAGATTTTACGGCCTATTATGTGGGGTCGCGGCGGGTGGAGGGGCTAGAGTTACCGAACGATCGCACCCTCGTGATCAACCACGGCCAGCCCGGCGGCAAGGTGATTGAACAGTTGTTTAAATTGAGTGCGATCGCTCCCGATTTTTATCGCCACTTGCAACGCCTCAACCCGGTGTTGATTAACGCTCAATTCGGCCTCAGTGGCGCGTTAATTCTCCCCTGGGCCGAACGCCTCAACATCCCGCTCCTTGTCCATTATCGCGGCGCTGATGCCACCATCGACCCCAAACAAGCCCGCTACCAATCCCTCAACCATTGGATTTATCACCGTCGCCTGCAAACACTCCAAGCGCGGGCCACGCTCTTTCTGCCCGTTTCAGACTTCATCCGCCAACGGTTGCTCAATCAAGGCTTCCCCGCCGATCGCACGATCACCCATTACGGCGGCGTGGATGTGCAGCGGTTCCAGGCTGATCCCGCCGTGGCACGGGAGCGGGTGGTGTTGTTTGTGGGGCGATTGGCGGAGAAAAAGGGGTGTGATGTGTTGATCGAAGCGATCGCCGCCGTCCAAGCCCAAGCGCCGGATGTGGAACTGATTTTCATCGGTGACGGCCCCCTCCGTGAGTCCTTGGAAACCCAAGCCCAGCAACAATTAAAACGCTATCAATTCCTAGGGATGCAGCCGCCGGAAATGGTGAAAACCTGGATGAATCGCGCTCGTATTTTTGCCGCCCCCAGTGTCACCGCCGCCAATGGCGATTCCGAAGGATTGCCCACGGTGATCGTCGAAGCGCAAGCGATGGGGTTGCCCGTGGTGAGTACCCTCCATGCAGGGATTCCGGAGGCGGTGATTCACGGTGAAACGGGATTCCTCACCCCAGAGCGGGATGTGGACGGCCTCGCGCACCATTGTTTAGAGCTGTTGCAATCGGATGAACTGTGGGAGCGGATCAGCCGAGGGGGGCGATCGCACATGGAACAGAATTTTAACCACGTCACCCAAATCGCCTATCTCGAAGACCTCTATCGCGCCGTCCTCAACGGTGACACCCCCCAACCCCAAACACGATAA